Within Runella rosea, the genomic segment GCGCCAATTCAGGTTTTTGCTGACTTTCCTGAAAAATGGGTTATAGCTACCGCCATTCTGAAAATCTTCGTGGACAATTTGGTTAAGTACTGTCTCTTGCGAAGTTTCTTTTGTGGGCACTTCTGGGAGTATATGCTCGCCTGCTGGCGTAATCTCTTCAGCTTTGGGTAATTTTTCACTCAACCGACTCCAAAGGTCATCAGAAGGCTCATGCACATCAAATGCCTCGCGGTTGTCTCTGACGAATCGTTGCAGTTTATCTTTCATTTTCTTGGTATTTTTGGTACGCAGTGTTGATTATTAAATACTTATTGTACATTAATATTCTCTACTTGCGGCTCAATTGTCACTTCTATTACTTAATAGTTCCAATAATTTTTTCTTTCCCCGCATGTATTGCGTGCGGGAGGTACTTTCACTGATGTTGAGGATTTCACCGATTTCTTCGTGGTCGTATCCTTCAAACAAATACAGAGAAAGAACGACTCGATATCCTTCGGGGAGTTGGGCAATTCCTCTTCGAACGCGTTCAACGTCCATTTGAATACCTTCTTCGTCTGTCGGAGCATCGTCGGCAATGTCGTGGTCATCATCTCCGTAGCCATAGCCTTCGATGTCAACAAGTTGCATTTTTCGTTGACGGAGGTGATTGATGGCTTTATTGACCACAATCTGCTTCAGCCACGCCCCAAACGTGGACTGCCCCCTGAACGTATGTAAATTGCAAAAAGCATCCAAAAACGCTTCTTGCAGCACGTCTTCGGCTTCCCCAATATGGTTTACCACCCGTACACATACGTTCAACATGGATTTCGAATAAAGCTTGTACAGTTCATACTGGGCTTTTCTATCTCCTTGTTTACAGCGTTCAACGAGTTCGACGTGTTTGTCTATGTAATGTTTAGGTTCCAATCGGCTGTATTTTCGAGGTAATGACAATGGATAAAATCAAATGTTGCATCGATTTGAAAAAAAATGTTTTGTAAAACATTTTCACCGTTACACACTTCAAAACATAGTGACAAAATCTGCAAAATGCGCGTAAAATCCTAAAATCAATTGGCTAACTTTGGCGCAAATGAAGCAGAAAGAGGTATGGTCAGGATATATTATCGTGAAGGCAAGCAGATTAAACGTGAAACCGACGTCCGGGAAATAGGGCATCTGAAAAGCATTTTGTGGATAGATTTACAATCGCCCACCCAGGAAGAAGAAGAATGGGTGGAGACAAAGTGTGATATTAGTTTTCAAACCCCGCAAGAGATTGTCGAAATTGAGAGCAGTTCGCGGTATTTTGAACAAAATAATACCATCAACGCTAACTCCAATTTCCTCAAAATCAGTGCAGAGGGCTACGTTATTTATCCTGTCTCGATTTTGATTCGGGAGGGGGTACTGTTTACTTATAGAAGCGGAGATTCCAAGACTTTCGCCGATACAGTGCGAAAAATGAAGGTGAGTCAGGAAACGTTTCAGAGCGGGGTAGACATGTTGTTGCTGCTACTCGAAACTAGAATCGAAAGCGATGCGGATGTGTTGGAAGGTTTATCAAAAGATATTTCAAACATCAGCAAAGACCTTAACCGGGAACAAAAAGCAAAACAGGATATTCTGCTGAAGATTAACATGATGCAGGAGAATACCATGCTCCTACGCGAAACCATCATCGACAAGCAGCGCGTATTGTCGGGCATTTTGAGAAGTCAGTTTTTTCCTGAAGACCGTAAAGAGCGTCTGCGTATTGTTTTGAAAGATATAAGTTCGTTGCTTGAATACAGCACCTTCAACTTTGAGCGACTGGAGTATCTTCAAAATACGTTTATGGGCTTGATTAATCTTGAACAAAACCAAATCATCAAGATTTTTACCGTTTTCACCATCATCTTTATGCCCCCCACATTGATTGCGGGGATTTTTGGGATGAATTACAGCATTTTACCCACAAGTACGCATCAGTATGGATTTTGGTTTTCGTTACTGCTGATGGCCTGTTCGATGGCTGGAATGTGGTTTTTCTTTAAGCGAAAGCACTGGATTTAAAATCGTTAAGATTAGAGGGGCAAATTATAAAAAGAGAAGGGTAGCCAACGGCTACCCTTCTCTTTTTATAGGCTACAAAGATAAAACTGCTTAGTTTTTCTTCACGGGAGCAGGTGTTGCAGGCTTGTTAGCTGCGGGCTGCTGTGGAGTAGTTGCTGGCTTTAATTGCTGAACGGCAGCTTCGGCAGCGGCTTTTTGCTGCTTTTCGATTTCGGCAGGATCAACGCCTAATTTCTTCAACACAAGGTTGCTTACGTTCAACTCGTCAGAACCAGCAAACAGAATGATTGGGGTGGTTTGTGCACCACCGTCCATATTGAGGATGTAGGTATAGCTGTTTTCTTTACCCACCGCTTCAATAGCCGTGTTGATTTTAATCAATACTGGCTGAATCAATTGCTGTTGTTTTTTCTGCAATGATTCCTGTGAAGTGCGTTGAAAATCTTGAAAATCTGTTTGAAGACGGCTCAGTTCCTTTTCTTTATCAGCACGGATGATTTCCGACCACTTAGTTGCGTTTTGCTCGTAGGCTTTATATTTATCTTCAAACTCCTTCTGCTTGTCCTGCATTGCTTTTTGAATTTGTTGCTGCTGGATTTGGAGTTCGTTTTCGATTTTTTTGCTTTCGGGTAATACTGACAAGATATAGTCTACATTGGTCCAACCGATTTTAGGGGCTTGTTGGGCTTTCGTTTCTACTCCGATTAAAGCTACAATGGCTATTAGGGCCACGATGAATTTGCTCTTCATTTTTATCTACTGTTTTGGTTTGGTTGTTTTATTTGGGGTATCCGTTGCATTTGGTTTAGCCGCAGGCGTATTAACGCCGGGTGTACTCGTTTTATTATTTTTCGTGTCTGTTACTAAGCCCAATTCTTCCATTACATAATCAGTGTAATCATGGACGGGGTTTGAATAGATAATGACAAAATCACTTGATTTGTCAAGCAGCATATCCAATCTCCGTTGCCGACATACGCGCTCACTGGCTTTGTATACTTGGTCGGTAATGGGTTTGATGAGTTCTTTTTTCTTTTGAAACAGCAACCCTTCAAAGCCGAAAATTTTATTGTTATACTCTCTTGCTTCGCGTTCTTTGTCGTTGATTTCCTGCTGGCGTTTGCGTTTCATTTCGTCCGTCAGCAATACTTCTTCGGCTTGGTAGAGGCGTTGCAGCTTGTCTATTTCGGCATATTTATCCTGAATTTCCTTGGCCCAACGATCTGAAAATTTATCCAATTCGGCTTGCGCTTTTTGATAATCAGGCATTTTTGTCGTTACATACTCCATATCGATATACCCTAATTTCTGGGCTGATAATGAGTAGGTTACTAGAACAAACTGCAAAAGTAGTAAAAGCCGGCGGGTTTTCATACATCTTTTGGATTTTGAAGACCGGATAATAGGCATCGCTTTTTCTCTTTTTCAACGCCCGGTATCCAAAATCTGCTTTTTTATCTAAGTTGTTGTCCAATCGTAAAGTGGAATTGGGGCCCGCTACGTTTGGTTTGCCCTGGTAGCGGATCAAATCCATACGCCCAGTCGATACCGATAAGACCAAAAGCAGGCATAAATATACGTGCTCCAACCCCGGCAGAACGTTTAAGGTCAAACGGATTGAAATCTTTGTATTTTTTCTGCGGCGCATCGGTTCCCCAGTTGTTGCCTGCTTCGGCAAATACCAAACCAAAAATGGTAGCCGAAGGGTTGAGTGAGAGAGGGTAGCGGAGCTCCATGACGTATTTACTGTATGCAACCCCTCCAAGACTTGATGCCACTCCCGTGTTGGTGGCACCAGTCGTTTGAGAGGCGTCAGTTGTACTTAAACGGTTATAGATTGGAACAAGAGCGCGGTCAGCATACCCACGTAAACCGATAATATCCTGTGCCAACGCAAACATCCCATAACCTGCCAACCCTGAGCCTCCCAGCACGAATCGCTCAAAAGGACTGATGGAAAGATTTTGGTTGTATCTACCCAAAAAGCCTAAATGGGCACGGGTACTGAGTACTAATTTGCCTGCTACGGTCTGGAACCAACTGGCGTCAAACATCCACTTATGGTATTCTACCCATTTATACTGTGCTTCCTTGGTATCAAAACTAGTTTTGCCTGTAAGTGCCGAATAAGGAGGGGTAAAGGTTCCGCTCAAAGAGAACGAAGACCCTCCACGTGGGAACTGCGGGTTGTCAATAGTGTTGCGCGATAACGTCAGGTTAAGCGTTAAGTTGTTTGAAACCCCGTTAGGATAACCGATTCCGAACAAGTCAAGGCTATCCATTCGGTAGCGCTGATAAGACAATGCCGAACTCAACACAAAATAACGATCTGGGATTTTAAGACGCTTTCCGAGAGAAACCGTAACACCCGTGTTTTTGTAAGAACCCAAGAAATTTAAGGCGCTGCTGTTTGAGCGGGTATAAAAATTAGAATAATCAACGGTACGATATACGGTACGGCTGAGGTTTATTCCAAAGGTTACGGGTTTTTTACCGCCTAGCCAAGGTTCGGTAAAGCTAATCGAATACGTTTGGAATTGACGCCCACTTGCTTGGAAACGTACTGCCAATTTCTGCCCGTCGCCGGAAGGTAGGGGCTTCCAAGCTTTCAGATTGCCGATATTTTTTGTAGAGAAATTGTTGAAAACCAATCCTAACGTACCTACAAATCCGATAAATCCACCCCAACCGCCAGAAAGCTCAATTTGGTCACTTGGTTTTTCTTCTACGGTGTATTCAATATCTACGGTGCCATCTTCGGGGTGAGGAATAGGCTGAATACCAATTTTTTCCGCATCAAAGTAACCCAATTGTGAAAGCTGGCGCTGCGTGTTGATAATTTCCGTTTTGCTGAATTTTTGGCCCGGCAACGTAAATAGCTCGCGCATTACGACGTGGTCGCTGGTTTTGGTGTTTCCGTTTAAGATAATCTTATTGATGGTGGCCTGTTTGCCCTCAAAAATCCGCATTTCGACGTCAATCGAATCTCCTTCGATAGATTTTTCAACGGGACGGCAGTTGTAGTACAAGTAGCCATCATCCATATAAAGTGAGCTTACGTCCTGCCCAGGATTGGCTTCAAGGCGTTTTTGGATTTCTTCAGGATTGTAGATATCTCCTTTTTTCAACCCAAATACTTTATTCAAAATCTCGGTTGAATGAAGGTAATTCCCCTCCCAAGTTATATTACGGATAAAGTAACGAGGCCCTTCCTCAATGTTCATGACCAAATCAATGGTTTTGCCGTCGGCATTTTGGATGATTGAATCCGAAACAATCGTGGCATCCCGGAAACCGTTCTTGTTGTAAAGCTCAATGAGTTTCTCTTTGTCCTCGTCGTATTTTTTGGGGATAAATTTAGAAGGTGTAAACAAACGCCCGAAGCGCATTTGCTTGGTGCCTTTCATTTTGTTGCGTAGCTTCTGTTCGTAAATCTCAGTGCGTCCGTTGAAAACAATCTGACGAATTTTGACTTTGGGTCCTTTAGAAACAAATATTTTCAGGGTTGCATTTCCCCGGGTAGAATCCGTAATTTGGGCAATGCGTACTTTTACGTTCAAAAATCCTTTGTCCATAAAAAAGCGTTTCACGGCCAACTGCGTGTTTTTAATCATCGTGTTGGAAATAATACGCCCTTTGGGAAGTTTAATTTTGTCGTTAAGGGATTCCTGCTCTCCTTTACGGATTCCGTCGTAGGTTACTTTAAATAAGCGCGACTGCTCTTTAATATGAAGCTCAAGCCAGATTTGGTCGCCTTCAATCTTGCGGTAGAGCACTTCTACATCTTCGAGGATTTTCTGGTCCATCAATTTTTTGATGGCGCCAGTGATGGCATCTCCGGGGACTTTGATTTTATCACCAATTTTCAGCCCCGACATTGAAATCATGGAGTTGGGGTCCAAAAATTGATTTCCTGTCACAACGATGTCAGCAATGACGAGCTCTTTGGGATTGGCATAACTAACGGCATCTTCGACGGGCGCGGTTGTAGTACGTTGTCCAAGACCCAATTGTTGGGCCATTGCTGATACTACAGTGCATAGAAAAACGACCACAAAAGTTGCTAAGCGGCCGGGGCGGTTAAAATTTTTCATAGGTAGGTACACAATTCTTGCGCTCACGGTTCGGTATCAATTCTTTATAATTGCTTTGATTGTACGTGTTTCGAGTTTGATAAAGTAAGAAAAACAAGGGTAGAAATCCGTCGTAAAGAGCATTTTTATCCAAAATGGTATAACGATAAAAGTACGGCTTTATTTCGCATCGCTCAGAATCTGTTCGCTGGTTTTTCCGAATCGACGTTCCCGCTGCTGAAAAGACAAAATAGCTTCGTGCAGGTGGTTACGGCGAAAGTCAGGCCAAAATACATCGTCATAAAAATAGAGCTCTGCATAGGCCAATTGCCACAACAGGAAATTGCTGATTCGGTGGTCGCCTCCTGTCCGTAGCATCAGGTCTACTTCGGGGCGATCGAGGGTCGAAAGCTTGGAGTTCAGTAGGTTTTCGGTAATGTCTTCAGGGCGCAGCGTTCCTGCCTTTACTTCGCGGGCAAGCTGTTGGGTAGCCTGAACAATATCCCATTTTCCGCTGTAGCCGAGTGCTAAAATCAAATTAAGACCAGTGTTTTGGCTTGTCTTATCGATGGCTTCCTGAAGTTCACGCTGACAGGATTTAGGCAAGCTCTCGATGTCGCCAATGCTATTGAGTCGGACATTGTTTTTTTGCAATGTAGGTAATTCATCCGCAATGGTATGAACCAACAACTCCATCAGTGCCCGTACTTCTGCTTCTGGGCGGCCCCAGTTTTCGGTCGAGAAGGCATATAAGGTCAAGTATTCAACTCCCAGCTCTGCACAACCTTCGGTCGCTTCGCGTACTGCCTTGATGGCATTGCGATGTCCGAAAACCCGCATTGCGCCGCGTTGTTTGGCCCATCGTCCGTTGCCATCCATGATAATGGCAATGTGTTGAGGGAGTTTAGTACGGTCAATTTGATCTTTCATTACAAGGGATATTGAGTCGTTTCTTTGCTAAATCAGTAAGTAATAAAAAAAATAATGATAAGGCCCTGATTTATAGTTGACGACTAGAAATAGGGCAGCAAAGTTAGGTAAATTATCAGGGATTCAAAACTGGTCAACCAGTTGAATTTGAGTATTAGACCTTCTTATTTTTCCATTTTCCGCGTTTAAAAAGCACAATTCCGACTACAGCCAGCAATGATTCACTGAAAGCAACGGAAGTATAAACGCCTTCCGGGCCCATCTTGAGTTGTTTTGCGAGAATGTATGCCAGCGGAATTTCGACGGCCCAAAAGCAAAATAGGTTCATCAGCGTAGGCGTAAGGGTATCGCCAGCGCCGTTGAATGATTGACTGATGACCATCCCATAGGCAAAAAACAGGTAGCCCAAGCAAACGATTCGTAAGCAATTGACGCCCGTATTGACGGTTACCGGGTCGGCGTTGAACCAAGAAATAATGGGGCGGGAAAAAATGAAAAAGACGAGTGCAATGACGGCTAGAAAAAGAAAATTCAAAAAAGCTGCCCGCCACACTGAGGCTTCGGCGCGGTCGGGCTTGTTGGCTCCGAGGTTTTGACCTACCAGTGTGGCGGCGGCATTGGCCATACCCCACGAAGGTAAAATTGTGAACACAATGATACGGATTGCAATGGTATACCCTGCAACAATGCTCGGACCGAAATCAGAGAGGATGCGCGTCAGAAATACCCAACTCGCGGAGGAAATCAAAAACTGACCTGTTCCACCCGCGGCTACGCTCAGTAAATTACGAATGATGGCAAGATTGACTTTAAATTGGGTAGCCAATACTTGAATGGTTCCGGTGGTTTTGGCCAGCGCATTTAATTGGTACAATACGCCCACCGTACGGCCGATGGTGGTTGCCATCGCTGAGCCTGCCACGCCAAACGCAGGCACGGGCCCCCAACCAAAAATAAATAGAGGACAAAGCAAAATATTGATGCCGTTGGCAATCCAGAGAGAACGCATGGCAACGGCGGCATCTCCGCCGCCACGTAGCACCCCACTCAGCGTATAAAGGAGCATAATGGCGGGACTGCTCGCAAAAATGATTCTTGTAAAATCAGACCCAGAAGAAATTAATGCTGGAGAGCCTCCCATAGCGCGTAAAATGGCCTCAGCCCCAAAAAAACCGCCAAGTCCCATGGCTATTCCCAGCCCCAGCGAAACCAGAATGACCTGCGCGGCCGCGTGACCAGCTTCAATAAACTGTTTTTCGCCTACCCGCCTTGCTACAATGGCCGTGGCTGCGGTGCTTAGACCGATGGCAACGGAGTACACAAGCGTAAGCACCGACTCCGTAAGACCTACGGTTGCGATAGCATCAGTGCTGATTTTGGAAACAAAAAATACATCTACTACCGCAAACAGAGATTCCATGACCATTTCCAAAATCATGGGAACTGATAACAGAAAAATAGCGCGATTAATACTTCCAGAGGTGTATTCCTGTTCTTCGCCTTTGAGGGCTTGGAGCAATAACGTAAAGAATTTTTGCATGGCTGTAAATGAGAGTATTTCGTCGATTGGAACGATGAACGAAAACCGTTCAAAACACAAATTTACGAACTTTTTATATCCCACACCGAAATTCGTTTGTCATCGCTGGCCGAAATCAGCTGATTATCAAACGTTGACCAAAGAAGTTTGTTGATGGATGTGCCGTGCCCCGCGTGTCGAGCGCGGTCGATGACTTTGAGTAACTTAAAGGTAGTGGCGTCCCATACTTTAATAGATTTGTCCATGCTGCAAGTAGCCAGCCATTGCGCATTGGGACTATAAACAACGTGATTGATGGCAAAAAGATGCGCTACAACATCCTGATGCAGCCTGTACTTTTCGGATACATCCCATACTTTGAGGTGCGCATCCCGACTACCAGAAATTAAAAATCGCCCGTCGGGAGAATATTGTATCGTAAACACCGAATTGGTGTGTGCTACTAAGGTATAATGTAATACATGGTCGTCGAGGCCAAATATCCGGATTGTATGGTCACTGTACCCCACCGCGAGCTCGCGGGTGTGAGGGTTGATGCTGATACAACGGGCGCTTTGGTTAGAAGCTTTCAGGTGTTTACGGACCGCAAATTGGTCTTTGTCCATGATTAACACTACGCCGTCAGAAAGTCCAATAAATACCTGATTTTCAAAGAATTGAATATCAAAAATGGTAGTAGAGGTCAGGCGAATGGATGATACAACCTGCTTTTCATACGGTGCAATTCGTTGAATTCCTTCGTAGTTTTGCCCTACCCACAGTTGGTTCTGAACCGAGTCATACGCCATAGCATATACCGAAGCGGGCACTTGAGCCACCACTTCTCCCCAATCTGGACGGGTCAAATCCCAATGTACGACCAGACCATCGCCCGCTGCCGAGAAAAAATGGTGCGGTTGGAGGGCAGGTTGGAGGGCGTAAACACAATCTCGGTGCCCCGAAAACGTATCTATTTTTTGAACTTGAATTTTCGTCATGGCATAAATGAACTCCCGACCTGAGGTTGGATAAGTATAAAATTACGGGCTATATTTACGAATTACAATGAATAAGTACTTGATAACTCCTTTATAATGCCGCTGGTTCGTCAATGGACAGTTTTTGATGACTGTGAAATTTTAGTTTGGGAAATTGCCGAGACTCCCGAGGTGTTGCTTCAGAACGTGGTGGCGGAGGCCGAAGAGTGGGATGAATTCAAAACCATTTCTCACCCCCAAAAACAATTAGAGTGGTTGACGGGACGATATGTTATGCAATTGTTGGTGGAAAGTAAGGGCTGGCCGTATGAAGGAATGGTAAAAGATGAATACGGAAAACCCCATTTAAGACACCGAATCGCCGAGATTTCTATCACGCATACGGTTAAGTACGTAGGGGTTACGTTGCACCCTACCAAACCGCTCGGAATTGACATGGAACGCATGGCTGACAAACTGGCCCGTGTAGCACCTAAGTTTTTGTCAGAAAATGAAAAGTTGGAGGCGCAGATGGAGCTTCCAAAATTAGTAACCTACTGGTGCGCCAAAGAGGCCTTGTATAAACTGGACGGTGTCCGGCGGCTTAACTTCAAAAATCACATTTTTGTCGAACCTTACAAAGAAAATGATTCGTATTTGAGAGGCGCTATTACTTACCCTGAAACTCAACAACAATTGCATCAGTTGCATCGGTTTTGGGTGGAGGATTTCTGCGGGGTCGTGGCTATTTAATAGATATTGTATATTTATTCAGGCAAAGGTTCATTCAGAATTAAGGCCATTTTTTCTATTTCATTGACCTTGTCGGTATCTCCCGTTTTTTCAAACGCCAGCGTCAGATTACGAAGCACGCGTTTGAGAATGTCAAGATTACTGCAAGGTTGATAAAACGTCTCGTTGGATTTTAGATTCAGCTGGGCAATGTAGTGGTCAATGTCTGAGCGCATAAACACCAGCCCTTTGTTAAACACATTGATGTAAAACTGAATCGAGTCCTGTTTGTAAGTCAGAACAAATAGATTGGGCAAATTGACACCGTAAACGGGCATATTGAGCCTCTGCGCAATAATCATGTAGATACAGCAAAGGGAAATCGGATTCCCTTTCTTTGTTTCCAACACCACGTTAATCATGGAGTTGCCGGCCGAATGAAAATTTTTGGTATTGGAGCCAAACTTTAATTTTGAGAAAAAGACGTGGTTTAGCGCCCGAATTTGGTCGATTGGGTGCATATCAGTCTTAAATTCAAGCCAAGTTTCGTAATAAAACTGTTCAAAATCTGCGCGAATTTTTTCCAGTGAAAGGTCAGGATACTGATAAGTAGCCACAATCCACAACCCTTCCAAGAGGTCGACAGCTCCGCCGTTGTACCAATTGGTCAAGCGTTCGAGGGTCAATACGTATTGAAGTTCATGAATCAACTCCTCTATTTTTCGCTGTACGTCGGGGCTAAAGCCCGCACTTTCCCATTCATTCTCTAAAAAAGGAATGATTTTGCCTCCCTGTTGCCGAATTTCGCGTTCAACCAAACGAGATACTTCCTTGTCGTCGTCGTCGAGTAGCGAAACCAGCGCTTTGATTTCTTGCTCTGTCATACGGTATGATTTGGCGTTGTTGGCGATAAATAAAAACAATTTTTTTTCAGCGCCCAAATTTTATAGTTTTGTTACTCACTTTTTGCTCAATATATGAAAATATTAGTCACAGGCGGGGCGGGCTTTATTGGCTCACATACAGTCGTTGAATTACAAAAATCGGGTTTTGAACCTATCATCATTGACAATTTTAGCAATTCAGAGGAAAAAGTATTGGAAGGCCTCGAAAAAATAATTGGTAAGCCAGTTGTTTGCTACAAAGCAGATTGCAACGATGAAACCGCGTTGCGTGCGCTTTTTGAAAAGGAAAAAATTGGGGGAGTAATTCATTTTGCGGCCAACAAAGCCGTGGGAGAATCGGTCGAGAATCCGCTTCTTTATTACGGAAACAACATTGGTACTACTGTTCTTTTATTAAAATTAATGAAAGAGTATGGGGTACATAATTTTGTTTTTTCTTCTTCATGTACGGTTTATGGTCAACCCGACCATCTGCCCGTAACAGAAGCTACGCCGCGTCAGGAAGCGGCTTCGCCGTACGGCAACACCAAGAAAATATGCGAAGATATCATCCGTGATTTTATCTTTTCGAAGCCCGCCATGAAGGCCATTGCGTTGCGGTATTTCAATCCCGTGGGCGCCCACGAATCGGCCGAAATAGGGGAGTTGCCACGCGGAGTTCCGAGCAATCTGGTTCCTTACATTACCCAAACTGCGGCGGGCTTGCGTCAAAAATTGACCGTTTTTGGCAGTGATT encodes:
- a CDS encoding RNA polymerase sigma factor, which codes for MEPKHYIDKHVELVERCKQGDRKAQYELYKLYSKSMLNVCVRVVNHIGEAEDVLQEAFLDAFCNLHTFRGQSTFGAWLKQIVVNKAINHLRQRKMQLVDIEGYGYGDDDHDIADDAPTDEEGIQMDVERVRRGIAQLPEGYRVVLSLYLFEGYDHEEIGEILNISESTSRTQYMRGKKKLLELLSNRSDN
- the corA gene encoding magnesium/cobalt transporter CorA; the protein is MANFGANEAERGMVRIYYREGKQIKRETDVREIGHLKSILWIDLQSPTQEEEEWVETKCDISFQTPQEIVEIESSSRYFEQNNTINANSNFLKISAEGYVIYPVSILIREGVLFTYRSGDSKTFADTVRKMKVSQETFQSGVDMLLLLLETRIESDADVLEGLSKDISNISKDLNREQKAKQDILLKINMMQENTMLLRETIIDKQRVLSGILRSQFFPEDRKERLRIVLKDISSLLEYSTFNFERLEYLQNTFMGLINLEQNQIIKIFTVFTIIFMPPTLIAGIFGMNYSILPTSTHQYGFWFSLLLMACSMAGMWFFFKRKHWI
- a CDS encoding OmpH family outer membrane protein is translated as MKSKFIVALIAIVALIGVETKAQQAPKIGWTNVDYILSVLPESKKIENELQIQQQQIQKAMQDKQKEFEDKYKAYEQNATKWSEIIRADKEKELSRLQTDFQDFQRTSQESLQKKQQQLIQPVLIKINTAIEAVGKENSYTYILNMDGGAQTTPIILFAGSDELNVSNLVLKKLGVDPAEIEKQQKAAAEAAVQQLKPATTPQQPAANKPATPAPVKKN
- a CDS encoding OmpH family outer membrane protein; the encoded protein is MKTRRLLLLLQFVLVTYSLSAQKLGYIDMEYVTTKMPDYQKAQAELDKFSDRWAKEIQDKYAEIDKLQRLYQAEEVLLTDEMKRKRQQEINDKEREAREYNNKIFGFEGLLFQKKKELIKPITDQVYKASERVCRQRRLDMLLDKSSDFVIIYSNPVHDYTDYVMEELGLVTDTKNNKTSTPGVNTPAAKPNATDTPNKTTKPKQ
- the bamA gene encoding outer membrane protein assembly factor BamA, which gives rise to MKNFNRPGRLATFVVVFLCTVVSAMAQQLGLGQRTTTAPVEDAVSYANPKELVIADIVVTGNQFLDPNSMISMSGLKIGDKIKVPGDAITGAIKKLMDQKILEDVEVLYRKIEGDQIWLELHIKEQSRLFKVTYDGIRKGEQESLNDKIKLPKGRIISNTMIKNTQLAVKRFFMDKGFLNVKVRIAQITDSTRGNATLKIFVSKGPKVKIRQIVFNGRTEIYEQKLRNKMKGTKQMRFGRLFTPSKFIPKKYDEDKEKLIELYNKNGFRDATIVSDSIIQNADGKTIDLVMNIEEGPRYFIRNITWEGNYLHSTEILNKVFGLKKGDIYNPEEIQKRLEANPGQDVSSLYMDDGYLYYNCRPVEKSIEGDSIDVEMRIFEGKQATINKIILNGNTKTSDHVVMRELFTLPGQKFSKTEIINTQRQLSQLGYFDAEKIGIQPIPHPEDGTVDIEYTVEEKPSDQIELSGGWGGFIGFVGTLGLVFNNFSTKNIGNLKAWKPLPSGDGQKLAVRFQASGRQFQTYSISFTEPWLGGKKPVTFGINLSRTVYRTVDYSNFYTRSNSSALNFLGSYKNTGVTVSLGKRLKIPDRYFVLSSALSYQRYRMDSLDLFGIGYPNGVSNNLTLNLTLSRNTIDNPQFPRGGSSFSLSGTFTPPYSALTGKTSFDTKEAQYKWVEYHKWMFDASWFQTVAGKLVLSTRAHLGFLGRYNQNLSISPFERFVLGGSGLAGYGMFALAQDIIGLRGYADRALVPIYNRLSTTDASQTTGATNTGVASSLGGVAYSKYVMELRYPLSLNPSATIFGLVFAEAGNNWGTDAPQKKYKDFNPFDLKRSAGVGARIFMPAFGLIGIDWAYGFDPLPGQTKRSGPQFHFTIGQQLR
- a CDS encoding isoprenyl transferase — its product is MKDQIDRTKLPQHIAIIMDGNGRWAKQRGAMRVFGHRNAIKAVREATEGCAELGVEYLTLYAFSTENWGRPEAEVRALMELLVHTIADELPTLQKNNVRLNSIGDIESLPKSCQRELQEAIDKTSQNTGLNLILALGYSGKWDIVQATQQLAREVKAGTLRPEDITENLLNSKLSTLDRPEVDLMLRTGGDHRISNFLLWQLAYAELYFYDDVFWPDFRRNHLHEAILSFQQRERRFGKTSEQILSDAK
- a CDS encoding MATE family efflux transporter, yielding MQKFFTLLLQALKGEEQEYTSGSINRAIFLLSVPMILEMVMESLFAVVDVFFVSKISTDAIATVGLTESVLTLVYSVAIGLSTAATAIVARRVGEKQFIEAGHAAAQVILVSLGLGIAMGLGGFFGAEAILRAMGGSPALISSGSDFTRIIFASSPAIMLLYTLSGVLRGGGDAAVAMRSLWIANGINILLCPLFIFGWGPVPAFGVAGSAMATTIGRTVGVLYQLNALAKTTGTIQVLATQFKVNLAIIRNLLSVAAGGTGQFLISSASWVFLTRILSDFGPSIVAGYTIAIRIIVFTILPSWGMANAAATLVGQNLGANKPDRAEASVWRAAFLNFLFLAVIALVFFIFSRPIISWFNADPVTVNTGVNCLRIVCLGYLFFAYGMVISQSFNGAGDTLTPTLMNLFCFWAVEIPLAYILAKQLKMGPEGVYTSVAFSESLLAVVGIVLFKRGKWKNKKV
- a CDS encoding WD40 repeat domain-containing protein, whose product is MTKIQVQKIDTFSGHRDCVYALQPALQPHHFFSAAGDGLVVHWDLTRPDWGEVVAQVPASVYAMAYDSVQNQLWVGQNYEGIQRIAPYEKQVVSSIRLTSTTIFDIQFFENQVFIGLSDGVVLIMDKDQFAVRKHLKASNQSARCISINPHTRELAVGYSDHTIRIFGLDDHVLHYTLVAHTNSVFTIQYSPDGRFLISGSRDAHLKVWDVSEKYRLHQDVVAHLFAINHVVYSPNAQWLATCSMDKSIKVWDATTFKLLKVIDRARHAGHGTSINKLLWSTFDNQLISASDDKRISVWDIKSS
- a CDS encoding 4'-phosphopantetheinyl transferase family protein, which produces MPLVRQWTVFDDCEILVWEIAETPEVLLQNVVAEAEEWDEFKTISHPQKQLEWLTGRYVMQLLVESKGWPYEGMVKDEYGKPHLRHRIAEISITHTVKYVGVTLHPTKPLGIDMERMADKLARVAPKFLSENEKLEAQMELPKLVTYWCAKEALYKLDGVRRLNFKNHIFVEPYKENDSYLRGAITYPETQQQLHQLHRFWVEDFCGVVAI
- a CDS encoding transglutaminase-like domain-containing protein gives rise to the protein MTEQEIKALVSLLDDDDKEVSRLVEREIRQQGGKIIPFLENEWESAGFSPDVQRKIEELIHELQYVLTLERLTNWYNGGAVDLLEGLWIVATYQYPDLSLEKIRADFEQFYYETWLEFKTDMHPIDQIRALNHVFFSKLKFGSNTKNFHSAGNSMINVVLETKKGNPISLCCIYMIIAQRLNMPVYGVNLPNLFVLTYKQDSIQFYINVFNKGLVFMRSDIDHYIAQLNLKSNETFYQPCSNLDILKRVLRNLTLAFEKTGDTDKVNEIEKMALILNEPLPE